In one Umezawaea sp. Da 62-37 genomic region, the following are encoded:
- a CDS encoding GH1 family beta-glucosidase: MTIVGQRATEATAELPANFLWGVATSAYQIEGAVAEDGRTPSIWDTFCRVPGAVIRQENGDVACDHYHRMPQDVELIAGLGVDSYRFSISWPRVQPGGRGPVNAKGLDFYSRLVDELLDKGVKPWVTLYHWDLPQELEDAGGWPERDTAYRFAEYAGLVHEGLGDRVNTWTTLNEPWCSAMLGYDQGKHAPGIQNFGASMRAVHHLLLGHGLAGQALRSAAAEPIELGITLNMGSAKPASDRPEDVDAARRADGLGTRIYLDPLVKGHYPEDVVADLEARGAVLPIEPGDLEIISTPLDVLGVNYYSSHVFEGGAEPHEPVAVSQNLPVTAMDWEIVPQGFTDLLVRISKDYPGLPMVITENGAAFDDEADENGLVEDDDRLSYISDHIAAVGSAVAQGADVRGYFAWSLMDNFEWAYGYDKRFGIVRVDYDTQVRTLKRSAEWYRDTIKSTREQ, from the coding sequence ATGACGATTGTCGGGCAACGAGCCACCGAAGCGACCGCCGAGCTGCCGGCGAACTTCCTCTGGGGAGTGGCTACCTCTGCCTACCAGATCGAGGGTGCCGTGGCCGAGGACGGCCGCACTCCGTCCATTTGGGACACGTTCTGCCGCGTGCCGGGAGCGGTGATCCGCCAGGAAAACGGCGACGTGGCCTGCGACCACTACCACCGCATGCCGCAGGACGTGGAGCTGATCGCCGGTCTCGGCGTCGACTCCTACCGGTTCTCCATCTCGTGGCCCCGCGTGCAGCCGGGCGGCCGCGGACCGGTCAACGCCAAGGGCCTCGACTTCTACTCCCGGCTCGTCGACGAGCTGCTGGACAAGGGCGTCAAGCCTTGGGTCACGCTCTACCACTGGGACCTCCCGCAGGAGCTGGAGGACGCGGGCGGCTGGCCGGAGCGCGACACCGCCTACCGCTTCGCGGAGTACGCGGGCCTGGTCCACGAGGGCCTCGGCGACCGGGTGAACACCTGGACCACGTTGAACGAGCCGTGGTGCTCGGCGATGCTCGGCTACGACCAGGGCAAGCACGCGCCCGGCATCCAGAACTTCGGCGCGTCGATGCGCGCCGTGCACCACCTGCTGCTGGGGCACGGCCTCGCGGGCCAGGCCTTGCGCTCTGCGGCCGCGGAGCCGATCGAGTTGGGCATCACGCTCAACATGGGCAGCGCGAAGCCCGCGTCCGACCGCCCGGAGGACGTCGACGCGGCCCGCCGCGCGGACGGCCTCGGCACCCGCATCTACCTCGACCCGCTGGTCAAGGGGCACTACCCCGAGGACGTCGTGGCCGACCTGGAGGCCCGCGGCGCGGTGCTGCCGATCGAGCCGGGCGACCTGGAGATCATCTCCACGCCGCTGGACGTGCTCGGCGTGAACTACTACTCCTCGCACGTTTTCGAGGGCGGCGCGGAGCCGCATGAGCCCGTCGCGGTGTCGCAGAACCTGCCGGTCACGGCCATGGACTGGGAGATCGTGCCGCAGGGCTTCACCGACCTGCTGGTGCGCATCAGCAAGGACTACCCCGGCCTGCCGATGGTGATCACCGAGAACGGCGCCGCCTTCGACGACGAGGCCGACGAGAACGGCCTGGTCGAGGACGACGACCGGCTCTCCTACATCAGCGACCACATCGCCGCGGTCGGGAGCGCCGTGGCGCAGGGCGCCGACGTGCGCGGGTACTTCGCCTGGTCGCTCATGGACAACTTCGAGTGGGCCTACGGCTACGACAAGCGGTTCGGCATCGTCCGGGTCGACTACGACACCCAGGTGCGCACGCTCAAGCGCTCCGCGGAGTGGTACCGCGACACGATCAAGAGCACGCGCGAGCAGTAG
- a CDS encoding lysine N(6)-hydroxylase/L-ornithine N(5)-oxygenase family protein produces the protein MPQARTDGDVPVHDLVGVGFGPANLALAIAVDEHNAIAGADDVVTAHFFERQQSFGWHRGMLLDDATMQVSFLKDLVTMRNPNSGFSFLSYLHDRDRLVDFINHKNLYPLRVEFHDYFEWAAAKVDDVVSYDHEVISIEPVRDDGVITHFDVSARDARGDVEVRRARNLVLATGLQANLPEGITSSERIWHNRDFLHHVRELDADAPRRFVVVGAGQSGAEVAAYLHEHFPKAEVCAVFSRYGYSPADDSSFANRIFDPAAVDEFYLAPEDVKRRLMAYHGNTNYAVVDNDLIAELYRRVYKEKVLGTQRLRLVNVSRPAEVVETPEGVRVTVESLTTGEHTVLEADAVVYATGYRESDPTAMLGEIAPHCRRDEQARLRVGRDYRLDTDGQVRGGIYLQGGTEHSHGITSSLLSNLAVRVGEILESVVDDRPPRILVQPEYAASAPASH, from the coding sequence ATGCCACAGGCACGAACCGATGGTGACGTTCCGGTCCACGACCTCGTCGGGGTGGGGTTCGGACCCGCCAACCTGGCGCTGGCGATCGCAGTGGACGAGCACAACGCCATCGCGGGTGCCGACGACGTGGTGACGGCGCACTTCTTCGAGCGCCAGCAGTCCTTCGGGTGGCACCGCGGCATGCTCCTGGACGACGCCACCATGCAGGTCTCGTTCCTCAAGGACCTCGTGACGATGCGGAACCCCAACAGCGGGTTCAGCTTCCTGTCCTACCTGCACGACCGGGACCGGTTGGTGGACTTCATCAACCACAAGAACCTGTACCCGCTGCGGGTCGAGTTCCACGACTACTTCGAGTGGGCCGCGGCCAAGGTCGACGACGTGGTGTCCTACGACCACGAGGTCATCTCGATCGAGCCCGTGCGGGACGACGGCGTGATCACCCACTTCGACGTCAGCGCGCGCGACGCGCGGGGCGACGTCGAGGTCCGCCGCGCCCGCAACCTGGTGCTGGCCACGGGTTTGCAGGCCAACCTCCCCGAGGGCATCACGTCCTCCGAGCGCATCTGGCACAACCGCGACTTCCTGCACCACGTCCGCGAACTCGACGCCGACGCGCCGCGCCGGTTCGTCGTGGTCGGCGCGGGCCAGAGCGGCGCCGAGGTCGCGGCCTACCTGCACGAGCACTTCCCCAAGGCCGAGGTCTGCGCGGTGTTCTCCCGCTACGGCTACAGCCCCGCCGACGACAGCTCGTTCGCCAACCGCATCTTCGACCCGGCCGCGGTGGACGAGTTCTACCTCGCGCCCGAAGACGTGAAGCGCAGGCTGATGGCCTACCACGGCAACACGAACTACGCGGTGGTCGACAACGACCTCATCGCCGAGCTGTACCGCCGGGTGTACAAGGAGAAGGTGCTGGGCACGCAACGGCTGCGCCTGGTCAACGTGTCGCGCCCGGCCGAGGTCGTCGAGACCCCGGAAGGCGTGCGGGTGACCGTCGAGTCGCTCACGACCGGCGAGCACACCGTGCTGGAGGCCGACGCCGTCGTCTACGCCACCGGGTACCGCGAGTCCGACCCGACCGCGATGCTCGGCGAGATCGCCCCGCACTGCCGCCGCGACGAACAGGCGCGGCTGCGCGTCGGCCGCGACTACCGGCTGGACACCGACGGGCAGGTGCGCGGCGGGATCTACCTCCAGGGTGGGACCGAGCACTCGCACGGCATCACGTCGTCACTGCTGTCGAACCTCGCGGTGCGCGTCGGGGAAATCCTGGAGTCGGTCGTGGACGACCGGCCGCCACGCATCCTGGTGCAGCCCGAGTACGCCGCAAGCGCTCCCGCCTCGCACTAG
- a CDS encoding pyridoxamine 5'-phosphate oxidase family protein yields MTIVETTSEVEAVVRDTLAVHQSFFLATSGSAGPWVNGAYFAETGLFTLSLVLEQRGRSLAAIRDNPVVSVIISTGSPTEPFLQAQATARIVEDAEADEVRRVLLAKVPQVEPFLGTPVAAVELRVLSWRATDIPNGWLPGRDLYDTSIPVAREHRG; encoded by the coding sequence ATGACGATCGTAGAGACGACCTCCGAGGTCGAGGCCGTGGTGCGCGACACCCTCGCCGTGCACCAGTCCTTCTTCCTGGCGACGTCCGGCAGTGCCGGGCCGTGGGTCAACGGCGCGTACTTCGCCGAAACCGGCCTCTTCACCCTCTCCCTGGTGCTCGAACAGCGCGGCCGTTCGCTCGCCGCGATTCGCGACAACCCGGTCGTGTCGGTGATCATCTCGACCGGCTCGCCCACTGAGCCGTTCCTCCAGGCGCAGGCCACTGCGCGGATTGTCGAGGATGCCGAAGCAGACGAGGTCCGCCGGGTGTTGCTGGCGAAGGTGCCGCAGGTCGAACCGTTCCTGGGAACGCCGGTCGCGGCCGTGGAACTGCGGGTGCTGTCGTGGCGTGCGACCGACATCCCGAACGGCTGGTTGCCCGGCCGGGACCTGTACGACACCTCGATTCCGGTCGCTCGCGAGCATCGGGGGTGA